One genomic window of Psychrobacter cibarius includes the following:
- the arfB gene encoding alternative ribosome rescue aminoacyl-tRNA hydrolase ArfB, protein MIFISNSISLNDSDVEISAIRAQGAGGQNVNKVSSAIHLRFDIHTSSLSDEHKQRLLDSKDSRITKEGVFVLKAQQFRTQERNKIDAFERLQSFIIKATHVNQTRKPTKPSRNAKRKRVDQKTQRGKTKALRGKVNF, encoded by the coding sequence ATGATTTTTATTAGTAACAGTATTAGCCTGAATGATAGTGATGTCGAGATTAGCGCCATACGCGCACAAGGCGCTGGTGGACAGAATGTCAATAAAGTGTCGTCTGCTATCCATCTGCGTTTTGATATTCATACCTCAAGCCTAAGTGATGAGCACAAACAGCGTTTATTGGACAGTAAAGACAGCCGAATCACCAAAGAAGGCGTGTTTGTGCTTAAAGCGCAGCAGTTTCGTACGCAAGAGCGGAATAAGATAGATGCCTTTGAGCGGCTGCAAAGCTTTATTATAAAAGCCACTCATGTCAATCAAACCAGAAAGCCGACTAAACCTAGCAGAAATGCTAAGCGTAAACGCGTGGATCAAAAGACCCAGCGCGGCAAAACAAAAGCCTTGCGCGGTAAAGTGAATTTTTAA